The stretch of DNA TATAAAGATGCAGTGCAAAACGTAAAACCGGAGCAGCGTGCCTTCGCCGACCATGCGGCCGGCCAGCAGGCCGAACCGTGCGTCGTCTCCCGCGTGGACGAGGTTCATATCTCCAATTTTGAGCAACGACGCTCCGGGTCCCTCGTGCCCTAGGAACGGAGTGGCGCGGGCCATGTTCGAACCCACGGTAATCGCCCACATCGCCAGCTGATCCCAAGGCAAGAGATAGCCGGTGAAACTCAGGAGCAGCGTAAGAACCAGGAGGACGACGCCGATGACCCAATTGAACTCCCGCGGGGGTTTGTACGAACCGGTCATAAAGACGCGGAACATGTGCAGCCAAACCGTGATGACCATCGCGTGCGCGCCCCAGCGATGCACTTCCCGCATGATTCCGAGCGGGACATGCTCGCGAAGAGCCACGATGTCGGAATATGCGTACTCCGCCGTCGGACGGTAATAAAACATGAGAAGAATTCCGGTGACGGTTTCAACGAGAAAGAGAAAAAACGTGATGCCGCCCATGCACCAGGTGTATCCAACCCGAATGCCCGACTCGCGCGATTTGACCGGATGCAAATGCAGAAAGACGTTCGACAGGACGGCCATCGCGCGGTTTCGAGAACTGTCGGGGTAACCGTGGCGAAAGATCGAACGCCAGATCTGGGATTTGGCGATGCTCTCTTTGAGTCGATGAAGTTTTTCTTCCATAGAAGTCACCCCAATTTAAGAAACGATTCGGGGTCGTTCCATTGCCCCTTTTCGAATTGAAATTTCCGGCTCTTATCGACCAGAATCTGGCCGTCCTCCGCCAGGGTTACCTTATATCTTTCCAGCGGCCGAGGAGCCGGACCCTCGAAGTTCATCCCGCTCTTATAAAAACCGCTCCCGTGACACGGGCACTTGAACTTGGCTTCCGAATCCAGCCAATTCGGCGTGCAGCCGAGGTGCGTGCAGATCGTGGATAACGCGAATAGGCCATATTGGCCCGTCACCGGATCGGTCCCGCGGACCAACCAAACGCCGTTACTGGCTTTGAATCGCTCATCCACGATGCCGTCCGAGAAATCCTCGGGATATCCGGCTTT from Bdellovibrionota bacterium encodes:
- a CDS encoding cytochrome b N-terminal domain-containing protein, producing MEEKLHRLKESIAKSQIWRSIFRHGYPDSSRNRAMAVLSNVFLHLHPVKSRESGIRVGYTWCMGGITFFLFLVETVTGILLMFYYRPTAEYAYSDIVALREHVPLGIMREVHRWGAHAMVITVWLHMFRVFMTGSYKPPREFNWVIGVVLLVLTLLLSFTGYLLPWDQLAMWAITVGSNMARATPFLGHEGPGASLLKIGDMNLVHAGDDARFGLLAGRMVGEGTLLRFYVLHCIFIPFVATILMAVHFWRVRKDGGISGPM
- a CDS encoding ubiquinol-cytochrome c reductase iron-sulfur subunit, coding for MAANAPLEDPKDSFVIEDPYAQVSRRGFMTWLGLGWAAFGGATAVFLGAFQRFLFPNVLREPPQQFKAGYPEDFSDGIVDERFKASNGVWLVRGTDPVTGQYGLFALSTICTHLGCTPNWLDSEAKFKCPCHGSGFYKSGMNFEGPAPRPLERYKVTLAEDGQILVDKSRKFQFEKGQWNDPESFLKLG